The proteins below come from a single Ptychodera flava strain L36383 chromosome 6, AS_Pfla_20210202, whole genome shotgun sequence genomic window:
- the LOC139134776 gene encoding NOP protein chaperone 1-like produces MATCSDRSKPSESGEKCAVIPSNKAEVKTPSQYKEAHSKELLNVGRNAFEAKFLLNPRKTFKPGPSSVLQSVKDFLPVLSTANHELEKKMENIPRSEFDIENVDNFSGPVIEMDLALFKEDSDQSDSDYELDSDENHKSNDDISSDDSDDEIVLPCGEVTEKSLKLPKTQKNKRADIVELSSETNDSIEESISR; encoded by the exons ATGGCGACCTGCAGTGACAGAAGTAAGCCTTCGGAGTCAGGAGAGAAATGCGCCGTAATTCCTTCAAATAAAGCGGAGGTTAAAACTCCGTCCCAATACAAGGAGGCACACTCGAAAGAATTGTTAAATGTCGGGAGAAATGCCTTTG AAGCGAAATTTTTGTTAAATCCAAGAAAAACATTCAAGCCAGGCCCTTCTTCAG TACTTCAGTCAGTAAAAGATTTCCTACCAGTGCTGTCAACAGCCaaccatgaacttgaaaagaagaTGGAAAATATTCCAAGATCAGAATTTGATATCGAGAATGTTGACAACTTTTCAGGACCAGTCATTGAAATG GATCTCGCCCTTTTTAAAGAAGACAGTGATCAAAGTGACTCAGATTATGAATTGGACTCTGATGAAAATCACAAATCAAATGATGATATATCCAGTGATGACAGTGACGATGAGATTGTCCTGCCTTGTGGTGAGGTTACCGAAAAGTCTCTAAAATTACccaaaacacagaaaaataagAGAGCGGATATAGTGGAGCTGAGTTCAGAGACAAAtgacagtattgaagagagcaTTTCAAGGTAG